In the genome of Taurinivorans muris, one region contains:
- a CDS encoding ArsR/SmtB family transcription factor, with protein sequence MKSNDILKNIKALADDTRLRLAYILWHYELSVNELVGLLNMGQSRVSRHLKILSDAGLLQARRDGLWVFYKAVEEGENKEFLSSIFSYLSKDIQNDLDVASRIIEERAIKTRQFFNSIADDWDELNKEVLGAFSLPLEVQKSVPADCDIAVDLGCGTGEVLDKLLEASGSVIGVDGSQKMLDLARRRFTDNIAKLSRLSLRIGELDHLPLRDNEASFACINLVLHHLSEPKIALSEIERVLAPKGILFISDFLQHKEEKMRSNYGDRWLGFSKESLENYMQELGFKIIQYETQKVKMGLQLHLLIAQKS encoded by the coding sequence ATGAAAAGTAATGATATTTTGAAAAATATCAAAGCATTAGCCGATGACACAAGACTGCGTTTGGCTTATATCCTATGGCACTACGAGTTGTCCGTCAATGAGCTTGTCGGTCTTTTGAACATGGGACAGTCGCGTGTTTCACGCCATTTAAAAATTTTGTCCGATGCAGGATTGCTGCAAGCCAGACGCGACGGCTTATGGGTTTTTTATAAAGCGGTTGAAGAAGGGGAAAACAAGGAGTTTCTTTCTTCGATTTTTTCATACCTTTCCAAAGATATACAAAATGATTTGGATGTCGCTTCCCGTATCATCGAGGAACGCGCCATAAAAACAAGGCAATTTTTCAATAGTATCGCGGATGATTGGGATGAATTGAACAAAGAGGTGCTGGGTGCGTTTTCTCTGCCTTTGGAAGTGCAGAAATCTGTTCCTGCCGATTGTGACATTGCGGTTGATTTGGGCTGCGGAACAGGAGAGGTTCTTGACAAGCTACTTGAAGCAAGCGGAAGCGTTATCGGGGTTGACGGTTCGCAAAAAATGCTTGATTTGGCAAGAAGACGTTTTACGGACAATATCGCGAAGCTTTCCCGCTTATCTTTGAGAATCGGAGAACTTGATCACTTGCCTTTGCGTGATAACGAAGCGAGTTTCGCTTGTATCAATCTGGTGTTGCATCATTTGTCGGAACCTAAAATCGCACTTTCGGAAATCGAGCGCGTGCTCGCTCCCAAAGGGATTTTGTTCATCAGTGATTTTTTGCAGCACAAGGAAGAAAAAATGCGCAGCAATTACGGGGACAGATGGCTCGGATTTTCCAAGGAAAGTTTGGAAAATTACATGCAGGAACTGGGTTTTAAAATTATTCAATATGAAACACAAAAAGTGAAAATGGGTTTACAGTTACATTTACTCATTGCACAAAAATCATAG
- the ahcY gene encoding adenosylhomocysteinase — protein MAAKELDYNLAYKVADMSLAEFGKKEMQLSEREMPGLMELISRYGKEKPLKGFKITGSLHMTIQTAMLIKTLYELGADIRWASCNIFSTQDHAAAAIAEQGYAKVFAWKGETLEEYWWCTEMALTWPDGSGPNLIVDDGGDATLLIHYGIQAENDPSFLDKKCGSKEEECIMERLKLAYKNDTKRWHKIVPAIRGVSEETTTGVHRLYQMEKEGKLLFPAINVNDAVTKSKFDNLYGCRESLADGIKRATDIMMAGKVVCVCGYGDVGKGCAQSMRGLGARVLVTEIDPICALQAAMEGYEVVTVEDALPLADIFVTATGNYHVITGEHMSNMKDEAIVCNIGHFDNEIDMAWLESKSNSKKMQIKPQVDKWTLPGGKSIIILAEGRLVNLGCATGHPSFVMSNSFTNQVVAQLELASKKLETKVYTLPKKLDEEVARLHLARLGVKLTTLRQDQADYIGVAVDGPYKPDHYRY, from the coding sequence ATGGCGGCAAAAGAATTGGATTATAATTTGGCTTATAAAGTTGCTGATATGAGCCTTGCTGAATTTGGAAAAAAAGAAATGCAGTTGTCAGAAAGGGAAATGCCCGGGCTTATGGAACTCATTTCCCGTTACGGCAAGGAAAAACCTTTGAAAGGTTTTAAAATCACAGGTTCTTTGCATATGACAATCCAAACTGCTATGCTTATCAAAACCTTATATGAACTGGGTGCCGATATCCGCTGGGCTTCCTGCAACATTTTTTCGACCCAAGACCATGCGGCGGCTGCCATTGCCGAACAAGGCTATGCAAAAGTTTTCGCTTGGAAAGGCGAAACATTGGAAGAGTATTGGTGGTGTACAGAAATGGCTTTGACATGGCCTGACGGTTCCGGTCCCAATCTCATCGTCGATGACGGCGGCGACGCCACGCTTCTTATCCATTACGGCATTCAAGCGGAAAACGACCCAAGTTTCTTGGATAAGAAATGCGGCAGCAAGGAAGAAGAATGCATTATGGAACGCTTGAAACTCGCCTATAAGAACGATACCAAACGCTGGCATAAAATTGTTCCCGCTATCCGCGGCGTTTCCGAAGAAACCACAACGGGCGTGCACCGTTTATATCAAATGGAAAAAGAAGGAAAACTCTTATTCCCGGCAATCAACGTGAATGATGCCGTAACCAAATCAAAATTCGATAACCTTTACGGCTGCCGTGAATCTTTGGCGGACGGTATCAAACGCGCTACCGACATCATGATGGCGGGTAAAGTTGTCTGCGTTTGTGGTTACGGAGATGTGGGCAAAGGCTGTGCGCAGTCCATGCGCGGGCTTGGCGCGAGAGTTCTGGTAACTGAAATTGATCCTATTTGCGCATTGCAGGCGGCAATGGAAGGGTATGAAGTCGTAACCGTTGAGGACGCTCTTCCGCTTGCCGATATTTTTGTTACAGCCACAGGCAATTACCATGTCATTACCGGTGAACACATGAGCAACATGAAAGACGAAGCCATTGTTTGCAATATCGGACACTTTGACAATGAAATCGATATGGCATGGCTTGAAAGCAAATCAAACAGCAAAAAAATGCAAATCAAGCCTCAAGTGGATAAATGGACTTTGCCCGGCGGAAAATCAATCATCATTCTTGCTGAAGGCAGACTTGTGAACTTAGGCTGTGCAACAGGCCACCCAAGTTTTGTCATGTCCAACTCCTTCACCAACCAGGTGGTCGCCCAACTTGAGCTTGCAAGCAAAAAGCTTGAAACAAAAGTGTATACTTTGCCTAAAAAGCTTGACGAGGAAGTCGCAAGACTGCACCTTGCCCGTCTTGGAGTGAAACTGACCACATTAAGACAGGACCAAGCGGATTATATCGGTGTCGCTGTTGACGGACCATATAAACCCGATCATTACAGATATTAA
- a CDS encoding tRNA-specific 2-thiouridylase: MKTAVAVSGGIDSLYALIKLQEQGHDVFALHARFIETEYDVVPQLREACEILNIPFHCIDLKKAFNKEVIFPFFDYYKNARTPNPCAFCNKSMKFGELLKKAKELGAEKLATGHYAKLSLFENSLTQDYGYCIRCADDEKKDQSYFLALTPIENLRFALFPLADKIKEDIKKEILEKKIAVPCPKESQEVCFVPHDDYRSFLTACGQKFGFDTQGSGDIFYLDEKTKETMKIARHKGLWAYTEGQRKGLGIAWSEPLYVIKRDMRTNILYVGNKEAVQTKFAAANNINFLVPPYLWSGQLYARTRFREKQSACKVYLQNIKEKLEISIQNPENTRAIIDNIHILQDEKTRLFVEFTEEKQIYASGQVLAVYDESGFLLAGGILI; this comes from the coding sequence ATGAAAACAGCAGTTGCGGTCAGCGGCGGCATAGACAGTCTTTATGCCCTTATCAAATTGCAGGAACAAGGTCATGATGTTTTTGCTCTGCACGCACGTTTTATTGAAACCGAATATGATGTTGTCCCGCAATTGCGCGAAGCCTGCGAAATTTTAAATATTCCTTTCCATTGCATTGATTTAAAAAAAGCATTCAATAAGGAAGTCATATTCCCTTTTTTTGATTACTATAAAAATGCCAGAACGCCAAACCCCTGCGCTTTCTGCAATAAAAGCATGAAATTCGGTGAATTGCTGAAAAAAGCGAAGGAATTGGGAGCGGAAAAGCTCGCCACGGGGCATTATGCCAAACTTTCCCTTTTTGAAAATTCTTTAACGCAAGATTACGGATACTGCATTCGGTGCGCCGATGACGAAAAAAAAGACCAAAGCTATTTCTTGGCTCTGACACCGATAGAAAATTTACGTTTCGCCCTTTTTCCTTTAGCCGACAAAATCAAAGAAGACATAAAAAAAGAAATTCTTGAAAAAAAAATTGCCGTTCCCTGTCCGAAAGAAAGCCAGGAAGTATGCTTTGTTCCCCATGATGATTACCGAAGCTTTCTGACAGCCTGCGGGCAAAAATTCGGCTTTGACACACAAGGTTCCGGTGACATTTTCTATCTTGACGAAAAAACGAAAGAAACAATGAAAATCGCCCGGCACAAAGGGCTTTGGGCGTATACGGAAGGACAAAGAAAAGGGCTTGGCATTGCATGGTCGGAACCTCTTTATGTCATAAAACGCGATATGCGGACCAATATTCTTTATGTCGGAAACAAAGAAGCCGTGCAAACGAAATTCGCAGCCGCGAACAACATTAATTTTCTTGTTCCGCCGTATTTATGGAGCGGACAACTCTATGCGCGAACACGCTTTCGGGAAAAACAAAGCGCTTGCAAAGTTTATTTGCAAAACATTAAAGAAAAACTTGAAATTTCAATTCAAAACCCGGAAAATACCAGGGCGATTATTGATAACATCCATATTCTGCAAGATGAAAAAACACGTCTTTTTGTTGAATTTACAGAAGAAAAGCAAATTTATGCTTCCGGACAGGTGCTTGCCGTTTATGATGAGAGCGGTTTTTTGCTTGCCGGCGGTATTTTAATTTAA